A region of Sugiyamaella lignohabitans strain CBS 10342 chromosome A, complete sequence DNA encodes the following proteins:
- the CAJ1 gene encoding Caj1p (Nuclear type II J heat shock protein of the E. coli dnaJ family; contains a leucine zipper-like motif, binds to non-native substrates for presentation to Ssa3p, may function during protein translocation, assembly and disassembly; GO_component: GO:0005634 - nucleus [Evidence TAS] [PMID 15170475]; GO_function: GO:0051087 - chaperone binding [Evidence ISS] [PMID 8045411]; GO_process: GO:0006457 - protein folding [Evidence ISS] [PMID 8045411]), with protein MSQTETATADSAVTFKEQGNVAYKAGNYQEAVELYGKAIEADPTNPVYYGNRSMALMQLKEYQLALNDTLESNSYGPGVAKTLNRLGKLYTTLGRPDEALQAYSSSDPPASGPEVMYAHEMSRNLVQAEQLLHSENPALGIHSLDAAERYLGAGVKIPRKWTLLRGQLYLASGNIDGATSLVMSLLRSDSQDPDALTLRGKVLYQEGDVSKAVAHFTEALRCDPDNANARKSLKVAKELEKLRTEGNNAFKSGSYAAAKELYTRALQVDPTNKGINSKLYSNRATVNIKLNLIEEALADSDEALLLDPGFVKVKKTRARVLLQLERYEDAVQEFKSAIEMDSADTSLRQELQNAELELKKSKRKDYYKILGVSKTCTETELKKAYRKQALIYHPDKNPDDHTAQEKFKEVGEAYETLSDPQKRARYDSGVDLQDPSDMFGGMGGMGGMGGMGGMGGMGGMGGMGGIDPEILFQMFGGAGGGGRGGHPGFSFSSGGF; from the coding sequence ATGTCCCAGACAGAAACAGCTACAGCCGATAGTGCTGTAACCTTTAAAGAGCAGGGAAATGTAGCTTACAAGGCAGGAAATTATCAGGAAGCTGTCGAGCTGTATGGCAAAGCTATTGAAGCTGATCCAACTAACCCTGTATACTATGGTAACCGTAGTATGGCGTTGATGCAGTTGAAAGAATACCAGCTTGCTTTGAACGATACTCTGGAATCCAACAGTTATGGCCCAGGAGTCGCTAAAACGCTCAATAGATTGGGCAAGTTATACACAACTCTCGGTAGACCCGACGAGGCTCTTCAAGCATACAGTTCAAGTGACCCTCCAGCCAGTGGACCCGAGGTTATGTATGCTCATGAAATGTCTAGAAACTTAGTACAAGCAGAACAACTTCTACACAGTGAAAACCCTGCTTTGGGAATTCATTCATtagatgctgctgagagATATCTTGGAGCAGGTGTTAAAATACCAAGAAAATGGACATTGTTACGAGGACAGTTATATTTGGCTTCAGGAAATATTGATGGTGCTACTTCGCTGGTCATGTCCTTGTTGAGATCCGATTCACAAGACCCTGACGCTCTTACTCTGCGAGGAAAAGTCCTGTATCAAGAAGGAGATGTCAGCAAGGCAGTTGCTCACTTCACCGAGGCTTTAAGGTGTGATCCTGATAATGCCAATGCTCGTAAATCATTGAAAGTTGCCAAAGAACTGGAAAAGCTGCGTACTGAGGGAAACAATGCGTTCAAATCAGGCAGTtatgctgctgccaaggaaTTATATACCCGGGCATTACAAGTGGATCCAACCAATAAGGGCATAAACTCCAAGTTGTACTCTAACCGAGCAACTGTGAACATTAAGCTGAATCTCATTGAAGAAGCATTAGCAGACAGTGACGAGGCTCTCTTATTAGACCCTGGTTTTGTCAAGGTGAAGAAGACCAGAGCCCGAgtgcttcttcaactggaAAGATATGAAGACGCAGTTCAAGAGTTCAAGTCTGCTATTGAGATGGACTCTGCTGACACTTCGCTGAGACAAGAGTTACAAAATGCCGAACTCGAGCTCAAGAAGAGCAAACGCAAGGATTACTACAAGATTCTGGGCGTTAGCAAGACCTGTACAGAAACCGAACTCAAAAAAGCATATAGAAAGCAAGCACTTATCTACCATCCCGACAAGAATCCCGACGACCACACTGCACAAGAGAAGTTCAAGGAGGTAGGTGAAGCCTACGAAACGCTGTCGGACCCACAAAAGAGAGCAAGATACGATTCTGGCGTCGATCTCCAAGATCCATCTGACATGTTTGGCGGTATGGGCGGCATGGGCGGCATGGGCGGCATGGGTGGAATGGGCGGTATGGGAGGCATGGGAGGCATGGGAGGCATCGACCCTGAAATCCTCTTCCAGATGTtcggtggtgctggcggCGGAGGCCGTGGTGGCCACCCTGGATTCAGCTTCTCTTCCGGAGGCTTCTAA